The proteins below are encoded in one region of Bremerella sp. P1:
- a CDS encoding SAM-dependent methyltransferase — MIEFFSNDVAEFKRQLTQLESEIDKDAIPQRNDEFHQRTLAAFQQSQAACRKFEEDHQDDPDLIKEVQARFRNETGPWLSQSWFINRAWTKPSGFSGDYEMLLKIYEEMTPARGLGAYLDLCLGDLQLSQAVRGRKDLVREYLVKEIASREGDVRIMDIACGPCREFMDWPEFEGRNIEVVAMDNDPVALEYIEATVAPQLPPSTTLKPVRFNAMRARNAEATKAKYGSFDIIYSVGLADYLTDEHLIGIFSGLGQTLSDGGALVIAFKDTEQYDETPYQWHLDWFFYQRTVEDVLNVYDMAGFNTEKMELTRDRTGIIVNYVSHQAPDCIRRLDPAELPRPARAGRIAKNGKVIES; from the coding sequence GTGATCGAATTCTTCTCGAACGACGTGGCGGAATTTAAGCGTCAGCTAACTCAACTGGAAAGCGAGATCGACAAGGACGCCATCCCGCAACGAAACGATGAGTTTCATCAGCGAACGCTCGCCGCCTTCCAACAATCTCAAGCTGCTTGTCGAAAGTTTGAGGAGGATCATCAAGACGATCCTGATTTAATCAAAGAAGTCCAGGCACGGTTTCGAAATGAAACCGGCCCCTGGTTGAGTCAAAGCTGGTTTATCAACCGAGCTTGGACCAAACCGAGCGGATTCTCGGGGGACTACGAGATGCTGCTCAAAATCTACGAGGAAATGACTCCCGCCCGGGGTTTAGGGGCTTATTTAGATCTTTGCTTAGGGGACCTGCAGCTATCGCAAGCGGTCCGCGGACGCAAAGATTTGGTCCGTGAATACCTCGTGAAGGAGATCGCATCAAGAGAAGGTGATGTTCGAATCATGGACATCGCGTGTGGCCCCTGCCGCGAATTTATGGATTGGCCAGAGTTTGAGGGTCGTAACATCGAAGTCGTTGCGATGGATAATGACCCTGTCGCTTTGGAGTACATCGAAGCCACGGTTGCACCTCAACTTCCACCTTCGACCACGCTTAAGCCTGTTCGCTTCAACGCCATGCGTGCTCGCAACGCGGAAGCAACCAAGGCCAAATATGGAAGCTTCGATATCATCTATAGCGTCGGTCTTGCAGACTACCTTACTGACGAGCATCTAATAGGTATCTTTAGCGGGCTTGGGCAAACCTTGTCGGATGGCGGGGCTCTAGTAATTGCCTTTAAAGATACCGAACAGTATGACGAAACCCCCTATCAATGGCATTTAGACTGGTTCTTCTATCAACGTACGGTAGAAGATGTGTTAAATGTTTACGATATGGCAGGATTTAACACTGAAAAGATGGAACTGACACGAGATCGCACTGGGATCATCGTGAATTACGTCAGCCACCAGGCACCAGATTGCATTCGACGACTGGACCCTGCCGAACTGCCACGTCCGGCACGAGCTGGGCGAATCGCCAAGAATGGCAAGGTCATCGAGAGCTAG
- a CDS encoding Hpt domain-containing protein, translating into MSLQQTHAPAEDQSINWETLKSRCIGRLDLVEKALNRFQDSLVDDLQSLEEAFETLNTEEVARIAHRIKGTSLTVSADRLAGFAMHLERQAEEDSSYNEASLADIRDECCRLSQLISQHRTGENQ; encoded by the coding sequence ATGAGCTTGCAGCAAACGCACGCGCCGGCTGAAGACCAGTCAATCAATTGGGAAACTTTGAAGTCGCGATGTATTGGTCGTCTCGATCTGGTCGAGAAGGCTTTGAATCGATTTCAAGATTCCCTGGTAGACGATCTGCAATCACTGGAAGAGGCTTTTGAAACGCTTAATACGGAGGAGGTTGCTCGGATTGCCCACCGTATTAAGGGAACTTCCTTGACTGTCTCTGCAGATCGACTGGCAGGGTTCGCCATGCACCTGGAAAGACAAGCAGAAGAAGACTCAAGCTACAACGAAGCATCTCTCGCTGATATTCGTGACGAATGTTGCCGGTTGAGCCAACTCATCTCGCAGCATCGCACTGGGGAAAATCAATGA
- a CDS encoding ATP-binding protein → MVEREAGTRVTPTDLDWEMPEEILARYEVNASSDDSPFVRTYWGNDRETGDGVEIKVIELKSVSSGTRARIEFEASIRKEHPHQQLISVLDFVRTDTEFYVVMPWNDEVPLSHKLTSKPISVEETIQIGKDIFTALDSLHRRGSLHRDVTPSSMFVRRQNGKPEAIGGVSLGGFGTVKRFHPDQLFGERECETVSYMSPEEAGSIDTDVGPPSDLYAAGILLFRCLAGRLPFQGQGAGAILFEHLTAPVPDLPTINPEVPRDLDELVQRLLRKDPHDRYQLASAVVADLLAIEESLAAGDSGAHVAIGACDRRCTLTEPTFVGREEELKQLNNFVRETRQGKSSVIMVEGESGLGKSRLLVESVRVARRNNNWVLRGQATTNVGQRPYRTLEGIVDGFLSVAQKDKDLLSRVQEQVGDMADALVAALPSLGAVLQPTSRITDQSPAAFGENRTIDSLIRFLGALGSRDRPAIIILDDCQWADALTYSLIRRWHTQSRQTERHSALICSFRSEEVSEDHALRTIPRCQHICLLTLRKDEIRQLAESMAGSLPPEAIEVVTRLASGSPFMASAVLRGLVESGALVAEDGTWQVDQRAIRDIQSSQEAASFLAHRIEMLPEETIELLSVGALVGKEFSLDTAASLARLSVPAAVGALLHAKDRNLIWERADGGQFVFVHDKIRSSLLDRLNPNEQKQLHLRAALHLQEHSPSRVSEIAYHLDEAGASETALGYALQAAEQARSQFSLEIAERQYRIAQKGAENQPKSIRFRIAEGLGDALMLRGQYPEAAPQFELAGELAEGDLDRAKIQSKLAELSFKRGDMEGATQGFEKALRSLGIFVPRNRFLIFLLAMMEAVQQLLHTFLPSLMLNRKGRPPSESERLAIRLFGLLTHGCWYCRSKLECVLAHLRSLNLAERFAPSAELAQVYSEHSPVASLIPLFERAFKYSKMSLELRRDLDDIWGQGQSLNYYSCSLYAAGQYREAIEKGREAIQLLERTGDYWQVHIARYQVAASHYHLGNFREAVAEAQNNHRSGVELGDEQASGIILDVWARATQGNIPDSLFEAELARTRHDAQGRTQLYIAVGIRDLYQGKIESAIAALEQAVDTANSAGIQNAYTAPALPWLATAIRMQAEATPPHAPALQDERLAKAEQIALRGIAAAKVCPNDLPRAIRERAIVAAMRGNYRKSRHFFDKAFAIAKRLGAIYEQALTLQHRGQVGQFAHWSDAAQDERESQRLFDDLTIEEEADSARGGQMGTLSLVDRFDTVLHVGRRIASALSTDKIYEEASLGATRLLRGENSLLLEFDRDDAMAEPQLVLGGTDVPFDRTNLQRATEAGRAMTFIETCTEGDVHRETTNPRSAIYIPIFVRNRLSACVCVMHSQVVGLFGTDEERLADFVGTIAGAALENAQGFMELTNLNTTLEQRVAERTAAAETRAAELARSNLQLERTAKELRLTEEELRVAKVAAETANEAKSRFLATMSHEIRTPLNGILGMTELALRTQLTSQQRNCLTVINQSGDALLSLLNDILDISKIEAGKMQLEAIPMEPQSVVTAAVRPLAVNAAKKGLELLYRIAPGVPESVEGDPCRLRQVIMNLVGNAIKFTDQGEVFIDCTVDSDVEGQQLHISVRDTGAGIPEDKLATIFESFEQSDSSTTRRYGGTGLGLSISSQIIGLMEGKLWVESQLGQGSTFHVTIPLKSISGETIESTKPLAGERVLLVSEHPSSQKLYQEILDHAGASWEHVTLDEALRRVQDAECRGTADDTVLLLDWEAKSDKLEQWFLTPDSVDLFKIPHIVLIPPTGVPDDVDHCSMVTIAKPISVGELIEAIGSAKNACPESRDAEPMQQLSGERSLHILLADDAPVNQEVAAGILEVFGHTCEVASTGREALECYQRGKFDLVLMDLEMPEMDGKQATDAIRQWEQENGQRTPIFAMTAHALEGARENCLAAGMDDYLSKPIQPERLKQLLDEIAVSGNVPTA, encoded by the coding sequence ATGGTGGAACGAGAAGCGGGAACAAGAGTCACCCCGACCGATTTGGATTGGGAGATGCCGGAGGAGATTCTCGCGCGGTACGAGGTCAATGCATCAAGCGATGATTCTCCGTTTGTGCGGACCTATTGGGGGAATGATCGAGAAACCGGGGACGGCGTCGAGATCAAAGTCATCGAATTGAAGTCCGTCTCGTCCGGGACCCGCGCGCGCATCGAGTTCGAGGCGTCGATCCGCAAGGAGCATCCTCACCAGCAGCTCATCTCCGTTCTTGATTTCGTGCGAACCGACACGGAATTCTATGTGGTGATGCCATGGAATGATGAGGTGCCTCTCAGTCATAAGTTGACTTCCAAACCGATCTCAGTCGAAGAGACCATTCAAATCGGGAAGGACATTTTTACGGCACTCGACTCCCTTCACCGACGAGGTTCGCTCCACCGTGATGTGACTCCTTCGAGCATGTTTGTCCGGCGCCAGAACGGGAAGCCTGAGGCGATTGGCGGCGTGAGCCTGGGGGGCTTTGGCACCGTCAAGCGATTTCATCCCGATCAACTGTTTGGCGAACGCGAATGCGAGACGGTCTCGTACATGTCGCCTGAAGAGGCGGGTTCGATTGATACGGACGTTGGGCCTCCTTCCGACTTGTATGCGGCCGGGATTCTGCTGTTTCGTTGTCTTGCTGGACGGCTGCCGTTCCAGGGACAAGGCGCCGGGGCGATCTTGTTTGAGCACCTAACGGCGCCTGTGCCGGACTTGCCCACCATCAACCCGGAAGTCCCGCGGGACTTGGACGAATTGGTTCAACGCCTGCTCCGGAAAGATCCGCACGATCGATATCAATTGGCAAGCGCCGTGGTTGCCGACCTACTGGCAATTGAGGAATCGCTCGCTGCCGGCGATTCGGGAGCACACGTCGCGATCGGCGCCTGCGATCGCCGCTGCACGCTGACGGAGCCGACTTTTGTCGGACGCGAAGAAGAACTGAAGCAACTCAACAACTTCGTCCGCGAAACACGGCAGGGTAAGTCTTCCGTGATCATGGTCGAAGGTGAGTCTGGGCTCGGGAAAAGCCGCTTGCTGGTCGAGTCCGTGCGAGTGGCTCGCCGTAACAATAATTGGGTGTTACGCGGACAAGCGACGACAAATGTCGGCCAACGTCCTTATCGGACACTGGAAGGCATCGTGGATGGCTTCCTCTCGGTCGCCCAGAAAGATAAAGACCTGCTCAGCCGCGTGCAGGAACAAGTGGGAGACATGGCGGATGCGTTGGTGGCCGCATTGCCTTCGCTGGGAGCCGTTCTGCAGCCAACAAGCCGCATCACCGATCAATCGCCTGCCGCGTTCGGTGAAAACCGAACGATCGACTCGTTGATCCGATTCCTCGGTGCCTTGGGAAGTCGTGATCGTCCCGCGATTATCATTTTAGACGATTGCCAGTGGGCCGATGCATTAACCTATAGCTTGATTCGTCGCTGGCATACGCAGTCGCGGCAAACGGAACGCCATAGCGCTCTGATTTGTTCGTTCCGAAGCGAAGAAGTTAGCGAAGATCACGCTTTACGGACCATCCCCAGGTGTCAGCACATCTGCTTGTTGACCTTGCGCAAGGATGAGATCCGGCAGTTGGCCGAATCGATGGCCGGATCGTTACCACCGGAAGCGATCGAGGTCGTTACGCGTCTGGCCAGCGGTAGTCCGTTCATGGCCTCGGCCGTGTTGCGTGGCTTGGTCGAATCGGGAGCATTGGTCGCCGAAGATGGAACGTGGCAGGTCGATCAACGAGCGATCCGCGACATTCAATCTTCGCAGGAGGCCGCGTCGTTCCTGGCACATCGTATCGAGATGCTGCCGGAAGAGACGATTGAATTGCTGTCCGTGGGCGCGCTGGTTGGCAAAGAATTCAGTTTAGATACGGCTGCTTCTTTGGCTCGGCTGTCCGTGCCTGCCGCGGTGGGGGCCTTGCTGCACGCCAAGGATCGTAACCTGATTTGGGAACGTGCCGATGGCGGTCAGTTCGTCTTCGTGCACGACAAGATTCGCAGTTCGCTATTGGATCGGCTCAATCCAAACGAGCAAAAACAATTGCATCTTCGAGCGGCGCTACATCTACAGGAACACAGTCCTTCACGCGTTTCCGAAATCGCTTATCACCTGGACGAAGCAGGGGCCTCGGAAACAGCTTTGGGATATGCTCTGCAGGCCGCCGAGCAGGCACGCAGTCAGTTTTCCTTGGAAATTGCCGAGCGGCAGTATCGCATTGCTCAGAAGGGTGCTGAGAATCAACCGAAGTCCATCCGCTTCCGGATTGCCGAGGGGCTTGGCGATGCGTTGATGCTGCGGGGGCAATACCCGGAAGCCGCACCGCAATTTGAACTGGCCGGCGAGCTTGCCGAAGGAGATCTCGATCGCGCCAAGATCCAGAGCAAGCTGGCAGAATTGTCGTTCAAGCGTGGAGATATGGAAGGAGCTACCCAGGGTTTCGAGAAAGCCCTGCGTTCCTTGGGTATCTTTGTCCCTCGCAATCGCTTTCTCATCTTTCTGTTGGCGATGATGGAAGCGGTTCAACAGTTATTGCATACCTTCTTGCCAAGTCTGATGCTCAATCGCAAAGGGCGTCCACCAAGTGAATCCGAACGATTGGCGATTCGCCTGTTCGGATTGTTGACGCACGGTTGCTGGTATTGTCGTAGCAAACTCGAATGCGTGTTGGCGCATCTGCGTAGTCTGAATCTGGCAGAAAGATTCGCTCCGAGTGCTGAGCTTGCTCAGGTTTATTCCGAGCATTCGCCGGTTGCTTCGCTCATTCCACTCTTCGAGAGAGCATTTAAATACTCGAAGATGTCGTTGGAACTGCGTAGAGATTTAGACGATATCTGGGGGCAAGGACAGTCACTCAATTATTACAGTTGTTCCCTTTACGCCGCTGGGCAATATCGAGAAGCGATCGAGAAGGGACGTGAAGCCATTCAACTGCTGGAGCGGACGGGTGACTACTGGCAGGTGCATATTGCCCGGTATCAAGTGGCCGCGTCCCACTATCACCTCGGCAATTTCCGAGAGGCCGTTGCCGAGGCCCAGAACAATCACCGGTCAGGTGTGGAACTGGGGGACGAGCAAGCCTCCGGAATCATTCTCGATGTTTGGGCGAGAGCAACGCAGGGCAATATCCCCGATTCGCTCTTTGAAGCAGAGCTTGCGCGAACGCGTCACGATGCCCAAGGAAGAACGCAGCTCTATATCGCTGTCGGCATCCGTGATCTGTATCAAGGGAAGATCGAGTCGGCGATCGCGGCACTTGAGCAGGCCGTCGATACGGCGAACTCGGCAGGCATCCAGAATGCCTACACGGCCCCTGCCCTGCCCTGGCTAGCGACAGCCATCCGTATGCAGGCAGAAGCCACTCCGCCTCATGCACCCGCTTTACAAGATGAACGACTTGCCAAGGCCGAGCAGATCGCACTTCGTGGAATTGCCGCTGCCAAGGTGTGTCCTAATGACTTGCCGCGAGCGATCCGCGAACGCGCCATCGTCGCGGCAATGCGAGGCAACTATCGCAAGTCGCGTCACTTTTTCGACAAGGCATTTGCGATCGCGAAGCGATTGGGGGCAATCTACGAACAAGCACTGACGCTGCAACATCGAGGCCAGGTTGGGCAGTTTGCTCATTGGAGCGATGCAGCTCAGGACGAACGCGAGTCGCAGCGGCTCTTCGATGATTTGACCATCGAAGAAGAAGCAGACAGCGCTCGTGGCGGTCAGATGGGAACGTTGTCGCTGGTCGATCGATTCGATACGGTGCTGCACGTTGGACGTCGCATTGCTTCCGCGTTGTCGACCGACAAGATCTACGAAGAGGCCTCGCTCGGAGCAACACGTTTGCTGCGTGGTGAAAACAGCCTGTTGTTGGAATTCGATCGCGATGACGCCATGGCAGAGCCACAACTGGTGCTCGGGGGAACGGATGTTCCGTTCGATCGAACGAACCTCCAGCGTGCAACCGAAGCTGGCCGGGCGATGACGTTTATCGAGACTTGCACCGAAGGAGACGTGCACCGCGAAACGACGAACCCACGTTCGGCGATTTACATTCCGATCTTTGTCCGGAATCGTCTCTCGGCTTGTGTCTGCGTGATGCATTCCCAAGTTGTCGGCCTGTTCGGCACGGATGAAGAACGCCTGGCTGATTTCGTGGGAACCATCGCAGGTGCCGCGTTGGAAAATGCCCAAGGCTTCATGGAGCTAACCAATCTGAACACGACTCTGGAGCAACGCGTTGCCGAGCGAACAGCAGCCGCCGAGACGAGAGCAGCTGAATTGGCGCGATCGAATCTCCAGTTGGAGCGAACCGCGAAGGAATTGCGCCTGACCGAGGAAGAACTGCGTGTGGCAAAGGTTGCCGCAGAGACGGCCAACGAAGCCAAGAGCCGATTCCTGGCAACCATGAGTCACGAAATCCGCACGCCACTCAACGGTATTCTGGGTATGACCGAATTGGCTCTGCGAACCCAGCTCACTTCACAGCAGCGAAATTGCTTGACGGTGATCAATCAGTCTGGCGATGCTTTGCTGAGCCTGCTCAACGATATCCTCGATATCTCGAAGATCGAAGCAGGAAAGATGCAGCTGGAAGCCATCCCAATGGAGCCGCAAAGCGTGGTGACGGCCGCCGTGCGTCCTTTGGCCGTCAACGCCGCCAAGAAGGGGCTGGAACTGCTCTACCGCATTGCTCCAGGCGTGCCGGAGTCGGTCGAAGGAGATCCGTGTCGACTTCGTCAGGTGATCATGAATCTGGTGGGCAACGCGATCAAGTTTACCGACCAAGGTGAAGTGTTCATCGATTGCACGGTCGATTCCGACGTGGAAGGTCAGCAGCTTCACATCTCCGTGCGAGACACTGGGGCCGGCATTCCCGAAGACAAGCTCGCGACCATTTTCGAGTCCTTCGAGCAAAGCGATAGCTCAACAACGCGTCGCTATGGAGGAACTGGTCTGGGGCTGTCCATCTCGTCGCAGATCATCGGCCTGATGGAAGGAAAGCTCTGGGTGGAAAGCCAGCTGGGACAGGGAAGCACGTTCCACGTTACCATTCCACTGAAATCGATCTCAGGCGAGACCATCGAGTCGACCAAGCCATTGGCTGGCGAGCGTGTCCTGCTGGTTTCCGAGCATCCATCGTCTCAGAAGCTGTATCAAGAGATTCTCGATCACGCCGGGGCAAGCTGGGAGCATGTGACCCTCGACGAGGCTTTGCGACGAGTTCAAGACGCGGAATGCCGAGGCACCGCAGATGATACGGTCTTGCTGCTTGACTGGGAGGCGAAGTCAGACAAGCTGGAACAATGGTTCTTAACGCCTGATTCGGTCGATCTGTTCAAGATTCCGCATATTGTCCTCATTCCGCCGACTGGTGTCCCTGACGACGTTGATCATTGCAGCATGGTGACGATCGCTAAGCCAATTTCCGTTGGCGAATTGATCGAAGCCATTGGATCGGCCAAGAACGCATGTCCTGAATCTCGAGATGCTGAGCCAATGCAGCAATTGTCGGGAGAACGTTCGCTGCATATCCTGCTCGCGGATGATGCTCCTGTGAATCAAGAGGTTGCCGCAGGCATTCTTGAAGTGTTTGGCCACACGTGTGAGGTTGCCAGCACCGGACGCGAGGCATTGGAATGTTACCAACGCGGTAAGTTTGACTTGGTGCTGATGGATCTCGAGATGCCCGAGATGGATGGCAAACAAGCAACCGATGCGATCCGGCAATGGGAACAGGAGAACGGCCAGCGGACACCGATTTTCGCGATGACAGCCCATGCCCTGGAAGGTGCCCGCGAGAACTGTTTAGCCGCAGGCATGGATGACTATCTGTCCAAGCCTATCCAGCCAGAACGGCTGAAGCAGCTATTGGATGAAATCGCAGTTTCTGGAAACGTACCAACGGCGTAA
- a CDS encoding OmpP1/FadL family transporter, with amino-acid sequence MATLSLSTSTRCVLTLLLVLATSSMVYGQGIAVTGVGPVNRAMGGAGTAAPLDAIGALHWNPASISYLEQSEVSFGMEGLLGDVELSSTVGGSTNTTSGEAGVAIIPAVGWVDHLEGTPLTIGMGVYGIGGFRNNMPMDASNPLLGTGPVFADAEIMQIAPTMSVRLGECWSIGVAPTISAARMQFDPLGPSAITTASTPGSGNRVHWGGGIQGGIYYASPSCWRAGFTIKSTQWFEQFRFFTPSGVVRFDLDYPMILSGGLAYYGFERWVFAADARYFDYANTQGFSDLGWDNVFAGAIGAQYQLSDLWKLRAGYNFNQNPIGSEDVFTNIASPLIQTHNIALGAGCLLTDGVELNLAYVYLVDSSVSGPAPSPPFGPNDTIEHRISAHSLVMGVQIRY; translated from the coding sequence ATGGCGACTCTCTCTCTATCTACATCTACTCGATGCGTACTGACGTTGCTTCTGGTTCTGGCGACTAGCTCCATGGTTTATGGACAAGGTATTGCTGTGACCGGGGTGGGCCCAGTGAATCGAGCGATGGGTGGGGCAGGCACGGCAGCTCCGCTGGACGCGATAGGTGCGCTGCACTGGAACCCGGCGTCGATCAGCTATCTCGAGCAGTCCGAAGTGTCGTTCGGCATGGAAGGCTTGCTTGGTGACGTCGAACTTTCATCGACCGTCGGTGGATCTACCAATACAACCAGCGGTGAAGCCGGTGTTGCTATCATCCCAGCGGTTGGCTGGGTCGATCATCTTGAAGGCACTCCTTTGACAATTGGCATGGGTGTCTATGGGATTGGCGGTTTCCGCAACAATATGCCCATGGATGCAAGCAACCCGCTGTTGGGAACCGGACCCGTGTTTGCCGATGCCGAAATCATGCAGATCGCTCCGACGATGTCCGTTCGTTTGGGCGAATGCTGGTCGATCGGGGTGGCTCCAACGATCTCCGCAGCTCGTATGCAATTCGATCCGCTTGGTCCTTCGGCAATCACTACTGCGAGCACGCCTGGTTCCGGCAACCGCGTTCATTGGGGTGGCGGTATCCAAGGTGGTATCTACTATGCAAGCCCAAGTTGCTGGCGAGCCGGTTTCACGATCAAGAGCACCCAGTGGTTTGAGCAGTTCCGATTCTTCACGCCATCTGGGGTGGTTCGCTTCGACCTCGATTACCCTATGATTCTTTCGGGTGGCTTGGCTTACTACGGATTTGAACGCTGGGTCTTCGCTGCCGATGCACGTTATTTCGACTATGCCAATACTCAGGGTTTTAGCGATCTTGGCTGGGACAACGTGTTTGCCGGAGCGATCGGAGCTCAGTATCAACTCAGCGATCTGTGGAAGCTGCGAGCTGGTTACAACTTCAATCAGAACCCGATTGGTTCGGAAGACGTTTTCACGAATATCGCCAGCCCTCTGATCCAGACACACAACATTGCCTTGGGTGCCGGGTGTCTGCTGACGGATGGAGTCGAGTTGAATCTCGCGTATGTCTACTTGGTCGACTCGTCCGTATCGGGACCTGCTCCATCGCCTCCGTTCGGCCCGAACGACACCATCGAGCATCGCATCAGTGCCCACTCATTGGTGATGGGTGTCCAGATTCGGTACTAG
- a CDS encoding HD-GYP domain-containing protein yields MIIHDQDTNQTSQAPILLVDDDPACLGMLSDVLGALGIPVETARDGNEALEMIYQGDFRIVLSDWQMPGMSGVELCRRVRQRPLSGYVYFILLTSLDRQHNLVSGLRAGADDFITKPFDPEELNIRLRAANRIVSLESRNVIIFALAKLAESRDPETGAHLERMREYSRLLAEDLSHQPKYADIVDADYVRTIYLTSPLHDIGKVGIPDHVLLKPGKLTAEEFEIMKQHTLVGFHTLDAAVREQPEAAYLRFARDIACSHHEKYDGSGYPYGLKGEDIPLCGRIVAVADVYDALTTARVYKEAFSHEKACQIIREGSGAHFDPDIVDAFFRHEEEIVDINQRLNDAMVCPELPQMSPSVSYPVGPVPTAN; encoded by the coding sequence ATGATCATTCACGATCAAGATACTAACCAAACAAGCCAAGCGCCGATTCTATTAGTGGACGATGATCCGGCGTGCCTGGGTATGCTGAGTGACGTTCTCGGTGCGCTCGGGATTCCCGTCGAAACCGCACGCGATGGAAATGAAGCCCTGGAGATGATCTACCAGGGTGACTTCCGCATTGTCCTTTCCGACTGGCAAATGCCCGGAATGTCTGGCGTCGAGCTTTGTCGACGGGTTCGTCAGCGTCCTTTGAGCGGATACGTGTACTTTATTCTGCTCACGTCGCTTGATCGCCAACACAACCTGGTGAGTGGCCTGAGGGCCGGTGCCGACGACTTCATTACCAAGCCATTCGACCCGGAAGAACTTAATATTCGATTGCGTGCAGCGAATCGAATTGTGTCGTTGGAAAGCCGCAACGTCATTATCTTCGCCCTGGCGAAGCTGGCCGAGTCACGCGATCCCGAAACGGGCGCTCACCTTGAGCGAATGCGTGAATACTCGCGTCTGTTGGCCGAGGACCTGTCGCATCAACCGAAGTATGCCGACATTGTCGATGCCGACTATGTGCGGACGATCTACCTGACCAGTCCGCTGCATGACATCGGCAAGGTGGGTATCCCGGATCACGTGCTGTTGAAGCCAGGGAAGCTAACTGCCGAAGAATTCGAGATCATGAAGCAGCATACGTTGGTGGGTTTCCACACTCTGGATGCTGCCGTGCGCGAACAGCCTGAGGCTGCCTACTTGCGTTTTGCGCGCGACATTGCCTGTTCGCATCACGAGAAATACGACGGCAGTGGCTACCCCTATGGTCTCAAAGGAGAAGACATTCCCCTTTGCGGCCGCATCGTGGCTGTTGCCGATGTGTATGATGCCCTGACCACCGCACGCGTTTATAAGGAAGCTTTCAGTCACGAGAAAGCTTGCCAGATCATTCGTGAGGGAAGTGGAGCCCATTTTGACCCTGATATTGTCGACGCCTTCTTCCGCCATGAAGAAGAGATCGTCGACATTAATCAGCGACTCAACGACGCAATGGTTTGTCCGGAGCTCCCCCAGATGTCACCAAGCGTCTCGTATCCTGTGGGACCAGTTCCAACGGCGAACTAG